One genomic segment of Catalinimonas alkaloidigena includes these proteins:
- a CDS encoding ABC transporter ATP-binding protein has translation MSTILEVKNVSKAYEGKDQNAVKNISFSLDKGQILTLTGESGSGKTSLLKIIAGLLEPDEGKIYLNGEWVKGPSRRLVPGHPEIKMVYQHYELSPKLNVAQNIKRILRAYVKEYQEERAEELMEICKLQHLRDSFPRELSGGEKQRVALARALAEEPLLLLMDEPFSNIDLSLKAHLKREIIDILEALEITTIIVSHDPQDALSMADQVAVMRQGKLLQLDKPEKIYKQPSNTYIAGLFGYCNIISTHEAKSALNLPTKRQSTLCIRSEDILIEPDVKDSKHQATIKNIRFMGAFYEVAVEYAQQNWVLYHRTNHIKVGDQVRLNIPKDKIITILA, from the coding sequence ATGTCTACAATCCTTGAAGTAAAAAATGTCAGCAAAGCCTATGAAGGTAAAGATCAAAATGCTGTTAAGAATATCAGTTTTAGTTTAGATAAAGGTCAAATATTGACGCTTACCGGAGAAAGTGGCTCAGGAAAAACCAGTTTGCTCAAAATCATCGCCGGATTGCTGGAACCTGATGAAGGAAAGATTTACCTCAACGGAGAATGGGTGAAGGGGCCATCACGCAGACTGGTTCCCGGGCACCCGGAGATCAAGATGGTATATCAACATTATGAGCTATCTCCCAAGCTTAATGTAGCACAAAATATCAAGCGTATTCTAAGAGCTTATGTAAAAGAGTATCAGGAGGAGCGAGCTGAAGAACTTATGGAAATATGCAAATTGCAACACCTCAGAGATTCTTTTCCCCGGGAACTATCCGGCGGTGAGAAACAAAGAGTAGCATTGGCAAGAGCGCTCGCTGAAGAGCCGCTACTGCTATTAATGGATGAACCTTTCAGTAATATTGATTTGAGCCTTAAAGCGCATCTGAAGCGTGAAATTATTGATATTTTAGAAGCCCTTGAAATCACTACTATTATTGTATCTCATGATCCACAGGATGCGCTATCCATGGCCGACCAGGTAGCCGTAATGCGTCAGGGAAAGTTACTTCAACTGGATAAACCAGAAAAAATTTATAAGCAACCTTCCAATACCTATATTGCCGGGCTTTTTGGATACTGCAATATCATCAGCACCCATGAAGCAAAATCAGCGCTGAACTTGCCAACAAAAAGGCAAAGCACCCTTTGTATACGGTCAGAAGATATTCTGATTGAGCCTGACGTTAAGGATAGCAAACATCAAGCTACCATAAAAAACATCCGTTTTATGGGTGCTTTTTATGAAGTCGCAGTGGAGTATGCCCAGCAGAACTGGGTACTTTATCACCGGACCAACCATATTAAAGTAGGTGATCAGGTCAGGCTCAACATACCCAAAGATAAAATCATTACTATTCTGGCATAA